In Rhinatrema bivittatum chromosome 11, aRhiBiv1.1, whole genome shotgun sequence, a single window of DNA contains:
- the LOC115073455 gene encoding integumentary mucin C.1-like yields the protein MTDRLGMARSSRRAQLFQGFLLLCALILAACSEDLVTDGGLTPDTSTGVTGLTASTVLGGSTTVTISNSTSKMGNESRITCRNFHCMGMHCYQNQTFADSSVPCLSNASFCELYKHNMSHYEARCSSQCGSPMNMCWMNGTMQSWCTVECCNTSLCLKLNRTAYFGDILTTTVPTTTTTTTTTTTTTIALNGKKCRTFTCSGTDCFKTQTNAAECRVGYDFCELMMKFAGSQVSFAGGCSNKCITGSPVCTSASTSDCYQECCNATASACCMQLDGKVHFNSGGRVRSGSLIKLLLCAAVVILSARVPALRWV from the exons ATGACGGACAGGCTGGGAATGGCACGGAGCAGCAGGCGGGCACAGCTCTTTCAAG GTTTTCTTTTGCTGTGTGCTCTGATTTTGGCTGCATGTTCTGAAGACTTGGTTACTGATGGGGGGCTTACTCCAGACACCAGTACTGGAGTCACGGGCCTCACCGCTTCTACAGTGCTAGGAG GTTCCACTACGGTGACTATTTCAAATTCTACAAGCAAGATGGGGAATGAGTCA AGGATTACTTGCAGGAACTTCCACTGCATGGGGATGCATTGTTACCAGAATCAGACATTTGCTGACTCCTCTGTGCCCTGCCTCAGCAATGCATCTTTCTGTGAG CTTTACAAGCACAACATGTCTCATTACGAAGCCAGGTGCAGCAGTCAGTGTGGTTCCCCCATGAACATGTGCTGGATGAACGGCACAATGCAGAGCTGGTGCACCGTGGAGTGCTGCAACACCTCCCTCTGCCTGAAACTCAACCGGACAGCCTATTTCG GTGACATCTTGACTACAACGGTGCCCACCACGACCACAACCACCACTACTACGACCACCACTACCATAGCCTTAAAT GGGAAGAAATGCAGGACTTTCACCTGCAGTGGCACCGACTGCTTCAAAACCCAGACGAACGCCGCAGAGTGCAGGGTGGGCTACGACTTTTGTGAG TTGATGATGAAGTTTGCTGGGTCTCAGGTGTCCTTCGCCGGTGGCTGCAGCAACAAATGCATCACCGGCAGCCCTGTCTGCACCAGCGCCTCCACCAGTGACTGCTACCAGGAGTGCTGTAACGCCACCGCGAGCGCCTGCTGCATGCAGCTGGACGGTAAAGTGCACTTCAACAGCGGGGGGCGCGTGAGGAGCGGGTCGCTGATTAAACTCCTCCTCTGCGCTGCGGTGGTGATCCTGAGTGCCCGGGTCCCGGCCCTTCGTTGGGTTTAG